The genomic segment GCGCCCGGACAGGGCGTGCGGCTGGTACGCGGCGCGGCCGTGCAGGCCGGGCAGACCGTCACGCCCGGCAGCGCCGCCAGCAACCTGAGCAGCGCCGCCGACGCGGACGCCGGCACGCTCGGCAGCAACCGCCTGACCGTGACGGTCGGCGCGCTCGGCGGGGGCGAGCAGGGCACCGCCTGTTACCGCGTGCAGATCCGCTGACGCGCAGGGTCCGTCCCACCCGGCGACACTGCCCCCGCCGGGTGGGACGGACTGCCGATTTTTTCGCAGTGGGCGCGCGGCGGCGGGTGCTACCTTCGCGCACCGATGGCACGGAAGAGAGGCAGGGGACGCCGGAAGGCACGGGGCGCACGCGATGACCGGTGGGTGACGCACCTCTCGAACGTCCTGCTGTGCGTCAACGTCCTGCTGCTGTACGCCCTGATCCGCCCCGCCGGCTGACCCTCGGCCCGGCTGGGATCGCCTCATACGGACTCCGATTGAATGGTCTTTGCAGCCCATTCAATCCGAGCGAAGCGAGTGGGAGCTGGGCGGATTCCGGACGTGGAGCCGGCAATCCGGTGAAGTTCCGGACTGTTGGCGAAACAAACGGAATCCGTATCACACGGGCAGGCTGCGCGGGCGCCGCTGTCAGGGCGACCGGCGTGAGGCTTTCATGGCGTACATGCGGGTGTCGCTCAGGCGGATCAGGTCCTCGGCGGTCCTCGCCTCGTCGGGGGCGCTCGCCGCGCCGGCACTGGCGGACGCCCCCCGGAACCCGGCGTCACGCAGCTGCTGGGCCGCGTCCACCACCCGGGCCAGCGCGTCGTGGGCGCGGACTGTTCCGGGCAGGATCACCATGAACTCGTCGCCGCCCAGCCGGAACACCGACGCCTGGGGCGGGAAGGCCGCGCGCAGCGCCTGGGCGAACCTGCGCAGCAGCGCGTCCCCGCGCGGGTGGCCCTCGCTGTCGTTCAGCCGTTTCAGGCCGTCGAGGTCGGTGGAGACCAGCAGGCACGGGCCGGCATGCAGCGCGGTGTTCAGCGCCCGCTCGAAAGAACGCCGGTTGCCCAGTCCGGTCAGGGAGTCGGTGGCCGCCTCGGCCTGCAGGCGGTGCAGGGATTCCAGGCGGCGGTGCGCGACCTGCACGGTCCGCGCCGCGGCGAACAGCAGGTCGCGTTCGGGCTCGGTCCAGACCGGCGGGTCCGAGCGGTACACTGTCAGGATGCGCGGACCGGTCACGGCGTCCAGCGTGACCGGCATCATGGCGGCCGCGTTCAGGCCCAGCGTCCGCACGGCGCCGGGCAGCTGGTCGCCGCCCAGGAACACCGCCTGACCGGACAGCAGCGCCTGACCGTAACGGTCGGAGTCCGGAATGCCGCGCTCCTGGAAGTTACGCAGGGGCAGCGGCACCTCCCCCTGACTGACGATCAGGCGGAACCAGCCGGTCTGATGCCCCCACAGCGCCGCCCAGCCGGACCCGAAGTGATCCACCAGCAGGGCCAGGACGTCCTGGGCGGCGCGGCTGAGGGTCTGGTGGTCGTCGAGAACCCGCGAGAGCCGCAGCAGGGTCTCGGCCTGCCGCCGCGCGGTCTCGGCGGCCTGCCGGGACTCGAGCAGTTCCGTCACGTCGTAGCCGATGCCCAGGACGCTGCCCGGGTGGTCCGGCGGGGGCAGCGGCAGGTACCAGGATTCGAAGGTGCGGGCGCCCAGCTGCACGAGGCCACTGACGGTCTCGCCCTGCTGGGCGCGCCGCACGAGGTCCGGCACCCTCGGGACGCCGCTGAGCAGGTCATGAATGGAGCGGCCCTCCAGCTGCGTGCCGCGCAGGTGCAGCGCGGTCAGGCCGCGGCCGGCGGCCAGCTGCACCGTCCCGGCCGGATCGGCCGCCCACAGCAGCAGCGGCGCGGTGTCCAGGGCGAGCTGCAGCTGCCGTTCGAGGTGCTCGACCGTGTGGCGCTGCTGCCGGCGCGTCTCGAGCTGGCGCAGCAGGACGCCGAGCGTGCCGGCCAGGGCCTGCTCGTCCGCCGTCCAGGGCTGGGCCGGGTCGAGCCGGACGGCCTCCCACTCGGCCCCCCCGCAGCAGGGAACCGCAAACCGCAGGGAACCGGACGGCCCTCCCGGCGGGTCCGGGGCCGCCGGGCCGGGGGGCCCCGCGTCGGTTGCCGCCCACAGCTGCCGGCGTGCCGGTGACGACTGCAGGATCAGGTCGGCGCGCAGCGTCTGTCCGGCCAGGGCGGCAGCGACCGCCTGGATCCGGTCCTGGTCCGCGCCCCGGCCGAGCAGGTCTTCGAGCCGCGTCAGTCCTTCCAGCACGCTGCGAACCGTCCCGGTAGGCCGCGCATGCCTACCGGGTGGCTCGGCGCTGCCGGGACCGTCCATCCTGTCTCGACAGTACGCCATCAAGGAGGGGAAGCGGGTAAACGGTCGCTTCATGCAGGGGAGGGTCCCGGACCGGCCATGTGCGGAAACTCCACACGCCCGGCGGGGGCGGTCCGCTAGACTCGGGGCAGTTCTTCCCTTTTACTCCTGAGTCCGGACAGGGAGCGTTTCCCTGAGTGCCGTTTCCTTTCCATGTGGGTGTCTGATGAGTGACGAATCTTCACCGAGCTGGGACGCCGGCGTGACCGCCCTGGGCGCCCTGCATGATCCCGGTCAGATTCATCAGCAGGTCCTGCGTGACCTGATGCGCTACGCGGGCGCCCGCGGCGGCCTGATCGCCGTGGCCGGCACCGCCGACGGAACGTTCCGGGTGTTGTGCACCGAACAGCTGCCTCCCACCCCCCTGGCCTCCTGGCCGGTCTTCACGCTCGACGCCGGCAGCGCCTTCACGGCGGCCCTGCACGGCGAGCGGCCCTTCCACCTCCCCGATCCCCTGCCGGCCACGTGGCCCGCGGGCACCCTGTCCCTGCGGGCGCAGCTGGAAGAACTCGGAACCACGCTGATCGTCCCGGTCCACGACGGGGGCCACCTGGCGGCGCTGGTGGCGCTGGATGTCCGTCACCGGCTGGGAACGGCGCAACTGGACGGCCTGCAGCGGCTGGCGCGGCAGATCCTGCCCGCCCTGCAACGCGCGCAGCTGCTGCAGGCGCTGCGCAGCAGCGAGGCGCAGGCATCGGCCATGCTGGAGGTGCTGGAAGAAGGCGTCATGCTGATCGACCCGGACGGGCGCGCCATGCAGGCGAACGCCGCCGCGCACCGGATCACGGGCGTCACGGACCTGCGTGACTTCCCGGACGTGTTCGACCCCCGCTGGCGGCTGATGGATCCCGCCGGCGTCCCGCTGCCCGTCGAGGCGTACCCCGCGGTACGCGCCCTGCGGACAGGCGTGACGGTCCGCGACACCCAGGTGCTGTTCACCCGCCCGGACGGCGGCTGGATCATCGCGTCCCTGAACGCCATTCCCCTGATC from the Deinococcus depolymerans genome contains:
- a CDS encoding GGDEF domain-containing protein, whose translation is MLEGLTRLEDLLGRGADQDRIQAVAAALAGQTLRADLILQSSPARRQLWAATDAGPPGPAAPDPPGGPSGSLRFAVPCCGGAEWEAVRLDPAQPWTADEQALAGTLGVLLRQLETRRQQRHTVEHLERQLQLALDTAPLLLWAADPAGTVQLAAGRGLTALHLRGTQLEGRSIHDLLSGVPRVPDLVRRAQQGETVSGLVQLGARTFESWYLPLPPPDHPGSVLGIGYDVTELLESRQAAETARRQAETLLRLSRVLDDHQTLSRAAQDVLALLVDHFGSGWAALWGHQTGWFRLIVSQGEVPLPLRNFQERGIPDSDRYGQALLSGQAVFLGGDQLPGAVRTLGLNAAAMMPVTLDAVTGPRILTVYRSDPPVWTEPERDLLFAAARTVQVAHRRLESLHRLQAEAATDSLTGLGNRRSFERALNTALHAGPCLLVSTDLDGLKRLNDSEGHPRGDALLRRFAQALRAAFPPQASVFRLGGDEFMVILPGTVRAHDALARVVDAAQQLRDAGFRGASASAGAASAPDEARTAEDLIRLSDTRMYAMKASRRSP